Proteins co-encoded in one Desulfallas thermosapovorans DSM 6562 genomic window:
- a CDS encoding late competence development ComFB family protein — MIINYSELAVKELINEVLQAYASQNPGTCKCERCKNDIMALALNNLPPKYVVTDIGRVYTKAVFDQVGGKAQVIAALTSAIQRVRQHPRH, encoded by the coding sequence ATGATAATTAATTATTCTGAACTGGCTGTAAAGGAATTGATTAATGAGGTTTTACAAGCATACGCCAGCCAAAACCCGGGCACTTGTAAATGCGAACGCTGCAAAAATGATATTATGGCCCTGGCACTAAATAATTTACCCCCCAAGTATGTGGTCACTGATATTGGTAGAGTTTATACAAAAGCGGTTTTTGATCAAGTAGGGGGCAAAGCCCAAGTTATTGCTGCACTGACCTCGGCAATTCAAAGAGTACGGCAGCATCCCAGACATTAA
- a CDS encoding radical SAM protein: MHLEPPVFRPPSEAFSLIFQLTIGCRHNACTFCGMYKGKTYRVKTWEEIKGDIDICSAQMKGIKKVFLADGDALAADTPLILKTAFYLYKKFPGLKRISMYAGPKDILTKSVDELKEIHNAGISLLYLGVETGSDNILKTVCKGVSAKEMIQAGRKALQTGFELSVTIINGLGGTALWKEHALETAKVITAINPTYLGALTLMPVPNTVLYRQIQQGKFILPDAMQILREMKCLLENMDLTNCIFRTNHASNYLPLRGILNKDKNSLITILEQAISQPGTIPLRPEYRRGL; this comes from the coding sequence ATGCATCTTGAACCTCCGGTCTTCAGGCCACCCAGCGAAGCATTCAGCCTCATTTTCCAACTCACCATCGGGTGCCGCCATAATGCCTGTACTTTTTGCGGCATGTATAAAGGCAAGACGTACCGCGTAAAAACATGGGAAGAAATCAAGGGGGATATAGATATTTGCTCAGCCCAAATGAAGGGTATTAAAAAGGTTTTCCTGGCAGACGGTGACGCTCTGGCGGCGGATACACCTCTCATTTTAAAAACAGCTTTTTATCTTTATAAAAAATTCCCTGGTCTGAAGCGAATCAGCATGTACGCCGGTCCCAAGGATATTTTGACCAAATCTGTGGATGAGTTGAAGGAAATTCATAACGCCGGGATTAGTTTATTATATCTTGGCGTAGAAACCGGTAGTGACAACATATTAAAGACTGTCTGTAAAGGGGTATCTGCCAAAGAAATGATACAGGCCGGGAGAAAAGCTCTACAAACTGGATTTGAACTATCGGTAACTATCATCAACGGACTTGGAGGCACTGCATTATGGAAGGAACATGCTTTGGAAACCGCCAAGGTAATTACTGCCATAAACCCCACATACCTGGGTGCGCTGACCCTGATGCCTGTTCCCAACACAGTTTTATACAGGCAGATACAGCAAGGTAAGTTTATACTGCCCGATGCCATGCAAATCCTACGGGAAATGAAATGTTTACTGGAAAATATGGACCTAACCAATTGTATTTTCAGAACCAATCACGCCTCCAATTACTTGCCTTTACGCGGGATATTAAATAAAGATAAGAATAGTCTGATAACTATACTGGAGCAAGCCATTTCGCAACCTGGAACGATACCGTTAAGACCGGAGTACAGAAGGGGCTTGTAA
- a CDS encoding glycosyltransferase has translation MPTGINIDSFRTKEKRWLYKKFNIGPTEKILISVGRLGKEKNFSFILKSFSQINLEYPQTTLVLVGSGPEKEALVNSAKELGILNKVIFTGTLSKEEIAKAYNSAHIFVFASVTETQGLVVGEAKAAGLPTVAVKAFGISEMVVDNVDGFLTGLDISEFAGKVKLLLHDEDLWSIMSQNAFNNAEYISSTRCAQQLLNHYYNVIEKCNNNKKYKIGKLS, from the coding sequence TTGCCTACCGGCATTAATATCGATAGTTTCAGAACGAAAGAAAAACGCTGGTTGTATAAAAAATTTAATATTGGACCAACCGAAAAAATTTTAATATCTGTAGGTAGACTTGGTAAAGAAAAAAATTTTTCATTTATATTAAAAAGTTTTAGTCAAATCAACTTAGAATACCCGCAAACTACATTGGTGTTGGTTGGTAGCGGTCCTGAAAAGGAAGCGCTGGTTAATTCAGCAAAGGAATTAGGCATCCTAAATAAAGTTATCTTTACCGGTACCTTATCCAAAGAGGAAATAGCCAAGGCATATAACAGTGCTCACATCTTTGTTTTTGCATCGGTTACTGAAACCCAGGGGTTAGTGGTGGGTGAGGCCAAGGCAGCAGGGTTACCGACGGTAGCAGTTAAGGCTTTTGGTATATCTGAAATGGTGGTAGACAATGTCGATGGTTTCTTAACCGGTCTGGATATAAGTGAATTTGCCGGCAAGGTGAAATTACTTCTACATGATGAGGACTTATGGAGTATAATGAGTCAAAATGCCTTTAATAATGCCGAGTATATCTCATCAACACGATGTGCTCAGCAATTATTAAACCATTATTATAACGTAATAGAAAAGTGTAATAACAATAAAAAATATAAAATAGGAAAACTAAGTTAG
- a CDS encoding DUF2179 domain-containing protein, whose translation MEQWLPIIYGYLFIFTARVIDMSLDVIRILMLMRDRRVLAAVIGFFEVSVFVLALNEVLKGGLDDPGKVIAYAGGFATGNYIGSLIEERLAMGFLSIQLYPPHSLVNEVVNQMRQAGFGVTSVTGCGRDGERIILFVLIKRKDFNKALNIIDQICPDMFFNVSDAKRIHGGVFPIKKGK comes from the coding sequence ATGGAGCAATGGTTGCCGATAATATACGGATACTTATTTATATTCACCGCCAGGGTGATTGATATGTCCCTGGACGTCATACGCATCTTGATGTTAATGCGAGATCGCCGCGTTTTAGCCGCTGTGATAGGCTTTTTTGAAGTATCGGTATTTGTGCTGGCATTAAATGAGGTATTAAAAGGCGGTCTGGATGACCCGGGCAAAGTAATAGCCTATGCTGGAGGTTTCGCTACCGGTAACTACATAGGGAGCTTAATTGAAGAGCGGTTAGCCATGGGCTTTTTATCAATTCAATTATATCCGCCCCACAGTCTGGTAAATGAAGTTGTAAATCAAATGCGCCAAGCCGGATTCGGCGTAACCAGTGTTACCGGTTGTGGTAGAGACGGTGAAAGGATTATCTTATTCGTACTTATTAAAAGAAAAGACTTTAATAAGGCGTTGAACATCATCGATCAAATCTGCCCGGATATGTTCTTTAACGTTTCTGACGCCAAACGCATTCATGGAGGTGTTTTCCCAATCAAGAAAGGTAAGTAG
- a CDS encoding pyruvate/oxaloacetate carboxyltransferase produces the protein MGETRRVKIMDTTMRDGHQSLLATRMRTEHMLPIAEKVEQVGFHAVEIWGGATFDSCMRFLNEDPWERLRTVRRHFKNSKLQMLLRGQNVVGYKHYADDVLEEFIKRTVDNGLDIFRIFDALNDTRNMEKAIEFVKREGAHAQGTVVYTISPVHDYDFYMRTGAELKEMGVDSLCLKDMAGILAPQPAYDIIKGWKEKLGIMVQLHCHYTSGMASMTYLKAVEAGVDVLDCAISTMALQSSQPSIESMVAALKDTPYDTGLDLELLSEIAEYFKEVRTHYAEFDNASCSPDTNVLTYQIPGGMISNFINQLKEQNALDKLPQVLAEVPRVREDFGYPPLVTPSSQIVGSQAALNVLLGDRYRIATDEVKNYMRGYYGRPPAPVNEEARKKIIGDEEPITCRPADLIEPELPKAREECKDYMEKEEDIVSVALFPQVAPNFLKERKKKKEANQQ, from the coding sequence ATGGGAGAAACCAGGCGAGTAAAAATAATGGACACAACAATGCGGGACGGGCATCAATCTTTGTTGGCTACCCGTATGCGTACCGAACATATGCTGCCTATTGCGGAAAAAGTGGAGCAAGTTGGTTTCCATGCCGTTGAAATATGGGGCGGCGCTACTTTTGATTCCTGCATGCGTTTTCTCAACGAAGATCCATGGGAAAGACTGCGCACGGTTAGACGTCACTTTAAAAACAGTAAGCTACAAATGCTGCTGCGCGGCCAAAACGTGGTCGGCTATAAACACTATGCAGACGATGTGCTGGAAGAGTTTATTAAGAGAACGGTGGATAACGGCCTCGATATCTTTAGAATTTTTGACGCGCTAAATGATACCCGTAATATGGAAAAGGCCATTGAGTTTGTTAAAAGAGAAGGTGCTCATGCTCAGGGTACAGTTGTTTATACCATCAGCCCGGTGCATGACTATGATTTTTATATGCGCACAGGTGCTGAACTTAAGGAAATGGGTGTTGACTCGCTCTGCTTGAAAGATATGGCGGGTATATTAGCCCCCCAGCCCGCTTACGATATTATCAAGGGTTGGAAAGAAAAGCTTGGCATTATGGTGCAACTACATTGCCACTACACCAGTGGTATGGCCTCCATGACCTATCTGAAAGCTGTTGAAGCCGGTGTCGATGTTCTTGACTGTGCCATATCCACCATGGCTTTGCAGAGTTCACAGCCATCCATCGAGAGTATGGTAGCAGCCCTTAAGGATACTCCCTATGATACTGGATTGGATCTGGAATTACTCTCGGAAATTGCTGAATACTTTAAGGAAGTTCGCACCCATTACGCTGAATTTGATAACGCCAGCTGCAGCCCGGATACCAATGTGTTGACCTACCAAATCCCAGGTGGTATGATTTCCAACTTTATCAATCAGCTCAAAGAGCAAAATGCCCTGGATAAACTACCTCAAGTTTTGGCTGAAGTACCCCGAGTGAGGGAAGATTTTGGATACCCGCCGCTGGTTACCCCCTCCAGTCAGATTGTGGGTTCCCAGGCGGCGTTAAACGTGCTGCTTGGAGACCGTTACAGAATAGCCACCGATGAAGTCAAAAATTATATGCGCGGTTATTATGGACGCCCTCCCGCGCCGGTGAATGAAGAGGCCCGCAAGAAGATCATTGGCGATGAAGAACCCATCACTTGCCGTCCGGCGGACTTAATTGAACCGGAGTTGCCCAAGGCACGCGAAGAATGCAAAGATTATATGGAAAAAGAGGAGGACATTGTGTCGGTTGCTTTGTTCCCGCAAGTTGCTCCTAATTTTCTTAAGGAAAGAAAGAAGAAAAAGGAAGCCAACCAACAATAA
- the mdh gene encoding malate dehydrogenase, producing MKRNKITIIGAGNVGATCAHWAATKELGDIVLMDVVEGIPQGKGLDLQEAAPIEGYDINIMGTNNYEDTAGSDVVVITAGIARKPGMSRDDLVNTNVKIVKSCAEQAAKYSPNAFIIVVTNPLDVMVYAAYKASGFPANRVFGMAGVLDSARFRTFIAQELGISYKDVSAFVLGGHGDDMVPLVRYSYAGGIPIEKLIPKERIEAIVERTRKGGAEIVNYLKTGSAFYAPGASAIEMVEAVLKDKKRILPVAAYLNGEYGEKEIYLGVPAIIGGSGVEKIIEVDLTEEEKAALQKSIQSVRKVMTVVD from the coding sequence TTGAAAAGAAACAAAATAACTATTATCGGAGCCGGTAATGTTGGTGCTACATGTGCTCACTGGGCGGCGACCAAAGAGTTAGGCGATATCGTTTTAATGGATGTCGTGGAAGGGATACCTCAAGGTAAAGGTCTTGATTTGCAGGAAGCTGCGCCCATTGAAGGTTATGACATAAATATCATGGGCACCAATAATTATGAGGATACAGCCGGTTCCGACGTGGTGGTTATCACAGCCGGTATCGCCCGCAAACCGGGTATGAGCCGGGATGATTTAGTAAATACCAATGTAAAAATCGTTAAATCATGTGCAGAACAGGCGGCCAAATACTCGCCCAATGCTTTTATCATTGTGGTAACTAATCCCCTTGACGTCATGGTGTATGCTGCATACAAGGCCAGCGGATTTCCTGCCAACCGCGTGTTTGGTATGGCGGGTGTTTTGGATTCAGCGCGCTTCCGCACCTTTATCGCACAGGAATTGGGTATATCTTATAAAGATGTCAGTGCCTTTGTTCTTGGTGGGCATGGTGACGATATGGTGCCCCTGGTGCGTTACAGTTATGCTGGAGGCATTCCCATTGAAAAATTAATCCCGAAGGAACGAATTGAGGCCATTGTTGAGAGGACCAGAAAGGGCGGTGCGGAAATAGTCAACTACTTAAAAACGGGCAGTGCCTTTTATGCACCCGGTGCTTCAGCAATAGAAATGGTAGAAGCCGTATTAAAGGATAAAAAGCGTATATTGCCCGTGGCTGCTTATTTAAACGGCGAATACGGTGAAAAGGAGATATATCTCGGTGTACCTGCCATTATTGGCGGATCCGGGGTCGAAAAAATCATTGAGGTGGACTTAACCGAAGAGGAAAAGGCTGCATTACAGAAGTCCATACAGTCGGTCAGGAAGGTAATGACCGTGGTGGATTAG
- a CDS encoding acyl-CoA carboxylase subunit beta gives MSMQEKLKQLQALREKVQAGGGEKRITKQHSAGKKTARERIDYIFDPDTFKEIDVFAGDPNKNPGEGVVTGYGLVNGRKVYIYAQDFTVTGGSLGKIHAQKICKVLDLAMRTGAPVIGLNDSGGARIQEGVDALNGYGEIFFRNTIASGVIPQLSVIMGPCAGGAVYSPALMDFIFMVEGTSQMFITGPQVIKAVTGEEVSMEQLGGALTHNQTSGVAHFMGENEEHCLDMVKELLSYLPSNNREQAPCYEANEPSIKRDELLNIVPTQPNMPYDVKKVILAVVDGSDFLEVLPLYAKNAVIGFARINGQSVGVVANQPDFLAGCLDINASDKISRFVRFCDAFNIPLVTFMDVPGFLPGTAQEFGGIIRHGAKMLYAYSEATVPKITVILRKAYGGAYLAMCSSSLRADMVYAWPTAEIAVMGPEGAVNIINRNEIANAENPVEERNRLVQEYRDNFANPYVASARGFVDDVIDPRDTREKIIDALGALNSKQESRPRKKHGNLPV, from the coding sequence ATGAGTATGCAGGAAAAGCTTAAACAGTTACAGGCGCTAAGGGAGAAGGTTCAGGCCGGCGGTGGTGAAAAAAGAATAACCAAACAGCACAGTGCGGGTAAAAAAACCGCCCGGGAGAGAATTGATTATATTTTTGATCCCGACACTTTTAAAGAAATAGATGTATTTGCCGGGGATCCTAACAAAAACCCCGGTGAAGGCGTGGTTACCGGGTATGGACTGGTAAATGGCCGGAAGGTGTATATTTATGCTCAAGATTTTACCGTAACGGGTGGTTCGCTAGGTAAAATTCATGCCCAAAAGATTTGCAAAGTGCTGGATTTAGCAATGCGCACCGGTGCCCCGGTAATAGGTTTAAACGATTCGGGCGGGGCGCGCATTCAGGAAGGTGTGGATGCTTTAAACGGCTATGGTGAAATCTTCTTCCGTAATACTATAGCTTCGGGAGTTATTCCCCAATTATCCGTTATCATGGGACCATGTGCAGGGGGTGCTGTTTACTCACCAGCTTTGATGGACTTTATATTTATGGTGGAAGGGACTTCCCAAATGTTTATTACCGGGCCGCAGGTGATAAAGGCTGTTACTGGTGAGGAAGTTTCCATGGAGCAACTGGGCGGAGCCTTGACTCACAACCAAACTAGCGGTGTCGCGCACTTTATGGGCGAGAATGAAGAGCATTGCTTGGATATGGTCAAAGAACTGTTGAGTTACCTGCCTTCCAATAACCGGGAGCAGGCACCATGTTACGAGGCCAATGAACCCTCAATCAAGCGCGATGAATTGCTCAATATTGTTCCGACCCAGCCCAATATGCCTTATGATGTGAAGAAAGTTATTTTAGCAGTTGTTGATGGTAGTGATTTCCTTGAAGTATTACCATTATACGCAAAAAACGCGGTTATCGGTTTTGCCAGAATTAACGGCCAATCAGTGGGTGTTGTGGCCAACCAACCGGACTTTTTAGCCGGGTGTCTTGATATCAATGCTTCGGATAAAATTAGCCGCTTTGTAAGGTTCTGTGATGCTTTTAACATACCACTGGTAACATTTATGGACGTACCCGGATTTCTGCCCGGGACAGCCCAGGAATTTGGTGGTATAATAAGACACGGTGCTAAAATGTTATATGCTTATTCAGAAGCTACGGTACCCAAAATAACCGTCATATTACGCAAAGCCTATGGGGGCGCTTACCTGGCTATGTGCAGCAGTTCGTTGCGGGCGGATATGGTTTATGCGTGGCCCACTGCAGAGATTGCGGTTATGGGGCCCGAAGGTGCGGTTAATATAATTAACCGTAATGAGATTGCCAACGCCGAAAATCCTGTGGAGGAAAGAAATCGTCTGGTGCAGGAATACCGCGATAATTTTGCTAACCCCTATGTGGCCAGTGCCAGGGGTTTTGTAGACGATGTTATTGACCCTCGGGATACCAGGGAAAAAATTATTGACGCTTTGGGTGCCCTGAATAGCAAACAGGAAAGCCGTCCCCGGAAAAAGCATGGTAATCTACCTGTATAG
- the mce gene encoding methylmalonyl-CoA epimerase, translating to MVKKIDHIGIAVKNLAAAKEFYEKVLGLKVTEEEVVEDQKVKVAFIPTGDSEVELLESTTPDGPIARYIEKNGEGIQHVAFRVDNLEEKLAQLKSQGIRLIDEKPRRGAGGAKIAFLHPKATHGTLVELCERD from the coding sequence GTGGTTAAAAAAATAGACCATATTGGAATAGCTGTAAAAAACCTGGCAGCGGCCAAGGAATTCTATGAAAAAGTTCTGGGCCTTAAGGTTACCGAAGAAGAAGTGGTGGAGGATCAAAAGGTCAAGGTAGCTTTTATCCCCACCGGTGACAGTGAAGTGGAGTTATTGGAGAGTACTACGCCGGACGGTCCCATAGCCCGCTATATTGAGAAAAACGGTGAAGGTATTCAACACGTTGCCTTCCGGGTGGACAATTTGGAAGAGAAACTGGCCCAACTTAAATCACAGGGTATAAGATTAATCGATGAAAAACCCAGGCGGGGGGCCGGTGGCGCAAAAATAGCTTTTCTGCATCCCAAGGCAACCCATGGCACATTGGTTGAATTGTGTGAACGCGATTAG
- a CDS encoding cobalamin B12-binding domain-containing protein, with translation MSGKPIRVLVAKPGLDGHDRGAKVIAQALRDAGMEVIYTGLRQTPDQIVGAALQEDVAVVALSCLSGAHMHLFPAVVEGLRKQNADDILVLGGGIIPDEDIPELKSKGIAEIFTPGTSTQTIIEYIEGKVGKA, from the coding sequence ATGAGCGGAAAACCAATCAGAGTGCTGGTGGCAAAACCTGGTTTGGATGGCCATGACAGAGGGGCCAAGGTGATTGCCCAGGCCCTGCGTGATGCCGGCATGGAGGTTATCTATACTGGATTGCGCCAGACACCGGATCAGATAGTTGGCGCAGCGCTGCAGGAAGACGTGGCGGTTGTAGCTCTTAGTTGCCTCTCCGGTGCTCATATGCACCTGTTCCCCGCCGTGGTGGAAGGGTTGCGCAAGCAAAACGCGGATGATATTCTGGTGCTGGGCGGTGGTATTATTCCTGATGAAGATATCCCCGAATTAAAGAGTAAAGGAATAGCCGAAATATTTACACCGGGGACCAGTACACAGACCATCATAGAGTACATTGAAGGCAAGGTTGGCAAAGCCTGA
- a CDS encoding acyl-CoA mutase large subunit family protein, translated as MFEKDVLESIKEQRQKYNIKLEKLTAKRPERQPEFVTDSGIAINTVYTPEDIAGQKPDDLGFPGEYPYTRGVQPNMYRGRLWTMRQYAGFGTAEETNKRFRYLLEQGQTGLSVAFDLPTQIGYDSDDPLSMGEVGKVGVAIDSLLDMETLFDQIPLDKVSTSMTINSPAAILLAMYIAVAEKQGVKQEQLKGTIQNDILKEYVARGTYIFPPEHSMRLITDIFAYCAKNVPSWNTISISGYHIREAGSTAVQEVAFTLADGIAYVQAAIDAGLNVDDFAPRLSFFFNAHLNFFEEIAKFRAARRLWAKIMKERFGAQNAKSLMLRFHTQTAGCTLTAQQPDVNIMRVAYQALSAVLGGTQSLHTNSRDEALALPSDSSVLIALRTQQVIGYEIGAADTVDPLGGSYFVENLTNEIEQKAYEYIKKIDDLGGAPKAIEFMQKEIHTSAYKYQKDIENGTKVVIGVNKFQMQEDRPKDLLKVDPLVGQRQADKLVKLRAERDNEKVQKLLNDIKGVAATGENLMPYFIEAVKNYATLGEICGVLRGVFGEYQQQIVF; from the coding sequence TTGTTTGAGAAGGATGTGCTTGAAAGTATTAAGGAACAAAGGCAAAAATATAACATAAAACTGGAAAAACTAACTGCCAAAAGACCGGAGCGGCAGCCTGAATTCGTCACTGACTCGGGCATTGCTATCAACACAGTTTATACACCCGAAGATATAGCCGGTCAAAAACCAGATGACCTGGGTTTTCCCGGTGAATACCCGTACACCAGGGGTGTGCAGCCCAATATGTACCGGGGTCGTCTATGGACCATGAGGCAATATGCCGGGTTTGGCACCGCCGAGGAGACCAACAAGCGGTTCCGTTATCTGTTGGAACAGGGGCAAACCGGTCTCAGTGTGGCATTCGACTTACCCACTCAAATTGGTTATGATTCAGATGACCCGCTTTCTATGGGTGAGGTTGGCAAGGTGGGGGTTGCCATTGATTCACTGCTGGATATGGAAACTCTCTTTGATCAAATCCCCCTGGATAAAGTGAGCACTTCCATGACCATAAACTCCCCGGCCGCCATTTTGCTGGCTATGTACATTGCCGTGGCGGAAAAACAGGGGGTAAAGCAGGAACAGCTAAAAGGAACTATCCAGAACGATATATTAAAGGAATACGTGGCCCGGGGAACTTACATTTTCCCACCCGAGCATTCCATGCGTCTCATCACCGATATATTTGCCTATTGCGCTAAAAACGTCCCCAGTTGGAACACAATCAGCATCAGCGGTTATCACATCAGGGAGGCCGGGTCCACAGCCGTACAGGAAGTGGCCTTTACCCTGGCGGATGGTATAGCCTATGTACAGGCTGCTATCGATGCCGGTTTGAATGTGGACGATTTTGCACCGCGCTTGAGTTTCTTCTTTAACGCGCACCTGAATTTCTTTGAGGAGATTGCCAAGTTCCGGGCGGCTCGCCGGCTTTGGGCCAAAATTATGAAAGAGCGATTCGGTGCCCAAAATGCCAAGTCCCTGATGCTGCGTTTCCATACCCAAACCGCTGGCTGTACATTGACAGCTCAACAGCCCGATGTCAATATTATGCGCGTGGCTTACCAGGCTTTAAGCGCTGTGTTGGGCGGCACCCAGTCCTTGCACACCAACTCCCGGGATGAGGCTCTGGCCCTGCCCAGCGATAGTTCCGTACTAATTGCCTTGAGGACCCAGCAGGTCATTGGGTATGAAATAGGCGCGGCGGATACTGTGGATCCCCTTGGTGGTTCTTATTTTGTGGAGAATCTAACCAATGAAATAGAGCAAAAGGCTTATGAGTATATCAAGAAAATTGACGATTTGGGCGGGGCGCCCAAAGCCATTGAGTTTATGCAAAAAGAAATTCATACCAGCGCTTATAAGTATCAAAAAGATATTGAAAACGGTACCAAAGTTGTCATCGGCGTTAATAAGTTTCAAATGCAAGAAGACCGGCCTAAGGATTTGCTCAAGGTCGATCCCCTGGTTGGCCAGAGACAGGCGGATAAATTGGTAAAACTACGTGCAGAGCGCGATAACGAAAAAGTGCAAAAACTACTTAATGATATTAAAGGGGTAGCTGCAACCGGCGAGAACTTAATGCCCTATTTTATTGAAGCTGTCAAGAATTACGCAACATTAGGTGAGATTTGCGGTGTGCTGAGGGGTGTTTTTGGCGAATACCAGCAACAAATCGTTTTTTAG
- the sucD gene encoding succinate--CoA ligase subunit alpha, which translates to MAIIINENTNVIVQGITGNQGRFHARQMIAYGTKVVGGVSPGKGGQEVEGTPVYDTVFAACAEQKVDASVLFIPAPFAKDAAFEAITAGVKVLVIVTEHIPVHDEMEIVEYARRKGTTVIGPNTFGIVSSGKCKIGIPPNQFFVEGPIGVVARSGTLTYEIVGNLTANGFGQSTVVGLGGDRVVGLSFVDVLEKFEKDPETKAVVLVGEIGGNAEEEASLYIKEMTKPVVAYIAGKSAPPGKRMGHAGAIIERGKGTFNGKVEALQAAGAKVATLPFEVPGLLRQVLK; encoded by the coding sequence GTGGCCATTATAATCAACGAAAATACCAATGTTATTGTGCAAGGGATTACAGGTAACCAGGGCAGGTTTCACGCCCGCCAGATGATTGCTTACGGCACCAAAGTTGTAGGTGGGGTTTCCCCCGGTAAGGGTGGCCAAGAGGTGGAAGGCACCCCGGTGTATGATACTGTTTTTGCAGCTTGTGCGGAGCAAAAGGTGGATGCCTCGGTATTATTCATACCGGCTCCCTTTGCCAAGGATGCGGCTTTTGAGGCTATAACAGCGGGGGTTAAAGTTCTGGTTATTGTAACCGAACATATTCCCGTACATGATGAAATGGAGATAGTTGAATACGCTCGCCGTAAGGGAACAACTGTGATAGGTCCGAACACTTTTGGTATTGTATCCTCCGGAAAATGTAAAATCGGTATTCCACCTAACCAATTCTTCGTTGAGGGACCAATTGGCGTTGTAGCCCGTAGCGGGACGTTAACCTATGAAATTGTAGGTAATCTGACAGCCAATGGTTTCGGTCAATCAACGGTAGTTGGCCTGGGCGGTGATAGGGTTGTGGGACTGTCTTTTGTGGATGTTTTAGAAAAGTTTGAAAAGGACCCGGAAACCAAAGCTGTAGTTTTGGTCGGGGAAATCGGCGGTAATGCCGAGGAAGAAGCATCCTTGTATATCAAGGAAATGACCAAGCCGGTAGTGGCTTATATTGCCGGTAAAAGTGCACCGCCCGGGAAACGAATGGGGCATGCCGGTGCCATCATTGAAAGGGGCAAAGGAACTTTTAACGGCAAAGTGGAGGCACTGCAAGCGGCAGGTGCCAAAGTGGCCACCCTGCCCTTTGAAGTACCCGGTTTACTGCGCCAAGTATTAAAATAA
- the sucC gene encoding ADP-forming succinate--CoA ligase subunit beta: protein MKLFEYMGKDLFSSFGITVPRGRMVSDSDEAAKVAGEIGGTVVVKSQILAGKRGKGGGIKFADNPDEAREAADQVLSMVLNGHKVEKVLVEEKIQIDKELYLAITIDGSAKKPVIIASAQGGMDIEEVPDEYIIKQHIDITMGVYPFMAREIGRQLGLTGQVSKEFNRLLPLLYKMFREKDAELVEINPLVISGDKLIAADSKVTIDDDALFRQKDIPYVEDRTNIEKQAHDLGLAFVELDGNIAVMANGAGMSMGSLDTLAYYGGKPANFLDAGGGTGVEGTAKAIELLLQTNPKVIFINIFGGITRCDDVANALIQVKKAKEIPVPVVIRLVGTNEEEGVRIIKENGMEAYKVMQEAAAKAVEIANAN from the coding sequence GTGAAACTATTTGAGTACATGGGCAAAGATCTTTTTTCATCCTTTGGTATAACCGTGCCCCGTGGCAGGATGGTGTCCGACTCCGACGAGGCAGCCAAAGTGGCAGGAGAAATCGGCGGTACGGTGGTGGTAAAATCACAAATTCTGGCCGGTAAAAGGGGCAAAGGTGGTGGCATTAAATTTGCCGATAACCCTGATGAGGCCAGAGAAGCGGCAGACCAGGTGTTATCAATGGTTCTAAACGGCCATAAGGTTGAAAAGGTACTGGTGGAGGAAAAAATCCAAATCGATAAGGAGTTATATCTAGCCATTACCATCGATGGCTCCGCTAAAAAACCAGTTATTATAGCTTCCGCTCAGGGGGGCATGGATATAGAGGAAGTTCCCGATGAATACATTATTAAACAGCATATTGATATAACCATGGGAGTCTACCCGTTTATGGCCCGGGAAATAGGAAGACAGCTAGGGCTAACTGGTCAGGTCAGCAAAGAATTTAATCGTTTACTGCCTTTGCTATATAAGATGTTCAGGGAAAAGGATGCGGAACTGGTGGAAATTAACCCCTTGGTAATAAGTGGTGACAAGTTGATTGCTGCGGATTCCAAGGTTACCATCGATGATGATGCACTGTTCCGGCAAAAGGATATTCCTTATGTGGAAGATCGTACAAATATTGAAAAGCAAGCCCACGATTTGGGATTGGCATTCGTGGAACTGGACGGCAATATTGCCGTCATGGCTAATGGCGCCGGAATGTCCATGGGAAGTTTGGATACTCTGGCCTACTACGGTGGCAAACCGGCTAATTTTTTGGATGCCGGTGGCGGTACCGGTGTGGAGGGTACTGCGAAGGCTATAGAATTATTGCTGCAAACCAATCCCAAGGTAATCTTTATTAATATTTTTGGTGGCATAACCCGTTGTGACGATGTGGCCAATGCTCTTATTCAAGTGAAAAAGGCCAAGGAGATTCCTGTCCCTGTGGTAATCAGGTTAGTGGGTACCAACGAAGAAGAAGGGGTCAGAATCATTAAGGAAAACGGTATGGAAGCTTATAAAGTAATGCAGGAAGCCGCAGCCAAGGCCGTGGAAATAGCAAACGCTAATTAA